A window of the Miscanthus floridulus cultivar M001 chromosome 14, ASM1932011v1, whole genome shotgun sequence genome harbors these coding sequences:
- the LOC136504242 gene encoding subtilisin inhibitor-like, with amino-acid sequence MATSGPPSAAAGAGGAPKDSWPDVVGMSSEEAKKKIKEDKPGADVQVVPADAFVTMDYNTGRVRVFVDSNDKVARAPRIG; translated from the coding sequence ATGGCAACAAGTGGACCGCCGAGCGCTGCGGCCGGCGCAGGTGGCGCTCCCAAGGACTCGTGGCCGGATGTGGTGGGCATGTCGTcggaggaggcgaagaagaagatcaaggagGACAAGCCGGGCGCCGACGTGCAGGTCGTCCCGGCGGACGCCTTCGTCACCATGGACTACAACACCGGCCGAGTCAGGGTCTTCGTCGACTCCAACGACAAGGTTGCCAGAGCTCCCAGGATCGGCTAG